The segment AAAATTCAATCTCATGTCAACACAAATAGGAAAATCGCCTGTATGTCGCCAAAGACAGTACAAAAGAACAGTCAAGAAATGCTACTTACTCATAAAGAAATTTCGCTGGTGGGCATGGTGGCTTGCAACAgcagtgtataatatttataaattatgcatGCTCCTCGCCTCATTcagtatacattatacaatatatctgCATACGTATTAGAGAAGACCatctacttgaaattttataacatcagATGCAGTAGGATTCAGTAGAGAACtataagaaacttaatattCATAAACAGTTTCTAAAATGAACGGCAACATGTTTGATACAAGCTTAAAGAGATATTATTCATTGTATTGGATTTTCTATGAGAAAGAAAGGACCTTAGATAGAAAAAACTGTATGCAGTATGCAATATTTTAAGAAGATAACAAATCTATAAATCTATACCTCTTTGCATTAAGCAGTAAATTCTAGATTTAGCTAACCAGCTTCAAATATACCTAAGCCAGGTACTTTTCTGGGATTATAGACGGGTCTATACCGATTATTAGAATTGCAagattaaattctaaagttaCGAAGCTCTTCAGACAACATTCAAGGTGATGGAAAAACCAGAAGTAGACTTGTTTACCAGTACAAGGGCAGTGATCTAACCAATCTAAAATATGATTACTTTTctagtatttaaaatatgataTGATTACTTTTCTAGTATTGCCCATTCGTCGACGTCTTCAGCAAAGACTTAAACTAAAGGCTGTGGTGGCCCTAGCTTATTTCCATCTTCAACGCTAGTACCTATAATTCGAGACATCTTAATCACTGCTTGAGAACCTATCTTCTGGTAGCTCCAGATAGGAGAGAAAGTTTATGATATTCCTCTTCTCCAGGTCTCCATTGTACCAGAGAACCAAGAGCCAAccatttacaattaacaatctaaCATTTCTTTCGCGAGTACCAACAGGTCACATTCAGTAACATATTGTATGTGCTTGCTGTACTACTAAGGTCCTTGGCAACAGAGGacagaatattttagaaacagcTTGGCGTAAATTCACAATTAATACGTGTAATCAAGCCTGGATATGTTGGAATGGGTTAACAGTTAGATCCTACTTCGGTAGGACTTCATTTTtgcaaatacttaataaataaatcagaactcGTACTCAGATCTTTAGAAATCCTTAGTCAAATAGGTTTATAAACCCAAAAATTATCGAGTAGATAATTACCTAGGTACTTGATCAACCTAAAGTTAGACTAGCattgaaaccaattttaaaaccaataCCTCTAACATGGTTGGTCACCTATGAGTCTATTTATATACTCAACTGATAGCTTATTTTAAGTAGCATGTCACTCCTTGTTTTTATCTTGAGTGGAGAGTTCATGTTTTGACTATACACAGTACGGTTCTGACAAAATACAGATCAAACATTGGTTTGGTTAACTTTATGTAGTCAGAGGGCTATATCTATTAGTACAAACTGATATtacaaatttgttatatttgggtAAAGAAATTATTGGACATGTCAATGAATCTGGTTTGTTTATTATGTCTAGCAGAAGACAAAGATTAAAGTAGCTGCTCGCAGTCATTTCGGTATAACTGCGAAGCTTATTGAAATTAGCACGTTTTCAGCTTTCTCAGATATTTTAAAAGCATctgtaaatacagatttaataaaatacaatagaaatttaaaGTGGGTAGTCAATATATCTACGCTGTCTTGAAGAAGTTCCTCAGATGTTTTGAGgtttactttactactttacaGCATTAAGTGCAGCATATTTAcaccaatttaaatgaatatatgggttgtataggttttgtttttaccattaaataaaatatcaattaataaaaatatgtgtgttACTTTTGGGTGTAATCTACATTAATAACTGTgattaattaaatgacaataattttaatatcaattaaatttgatatctagttaattacttcagagatgagaaaaatattttgtctctatgataatcactgataatatactgataatttaaacgtcgttgatcattaatttacatgtataatgattatcatttcttttactatcataaaaaatggtcatcacagtacgccttgccatcgccggcagaatataaacacatctcgtaagtggatcaagctgaaggctcgaacacctaaatataaccgttttccccccaaagggcagaaaacgattatttaggtttcagccgaagcttgatccactAAAATTTCATGCCTTGCCGGCTTACGAGagtactgattgacattgacaactgtcaagcgacatgccggcggatgacggcgtgatgttatgtcaaaacctcatttacccaatgaaatgtagggtaggaacactgcaaacgggcaaaatttggagggtaatctcgtaagtggatcaagcttcggctgaaacctaaataatcgttttctgccctttggggggaaaacggttatattgTCTAGGTACTTGAgtaaagattgttttttttgtatggtcTGCTCTGGtattactgaaccaatttgaaatattctttcactgttgggattCTACAACAAGAACAATGGTTTAATTACAAtcaatagtttaattttagcAAGAGCTCATAGTTCTTTGGTTATCTATTTTGCAGAAGACTGTGATATTGAAGAAGTAGTGAGCAGCAGTGAAGATGAAGCAGCAGAAGTTAATTGTGGCACCCCAAAGAGGAGAAAGAAGTGAAAAGGttattataatacattatatACTAAGAGCTGTTTTTACCACCCAAAGTGTCAAATTTTGACAAGATTTGCCTTTGTCATTTTggtataaattaagaaaaagacAAAGCTTATGTTTTTGTGCTTATCAGAAAGTTTTCAAAGCGGCtctaattttttaaatggtttattACTGAATCATTAAATGTTTGTTGAATATcttgtcaaaatatttttcacactCTTACACTAAGAAAAGCAATCTTTGTCATGAAACATACTTTTAGGCATTCATAAAGAGATTCtgcctttttttgaaatcaaatCATAAATTTCTCTTAGAAGATTGATGAGAGACTATAATAGCaagtacctatctatatatcatcatcaccttacccttatcccacttaagtggggtcagaaaaatatgtcaaacttttccatttgtctctattacttgtcaacTAATCATCCActtcttttacacacatgtcctctttcacacaatccaaccgtctcttctttggccttcctctcctcttatgaccttccacttgcacattcaacattttacTAGTTATATGACTTTcttctctacgcattacatgtccataccaagctaaccttctactcctcaactTTTATGAcagagggtagggatagggcagttgaaagttaacatcaAATAGCACGGCGACGAagttgtgggcgtccgctagtattaaataaccaatattattttacagggtatttgttgaaattaattaataaaatgcatAACTTTGTTTACTtgtgtattttcttttaaatattgtatcacatttatttttattcacaaCAAATTCTATAACTACTCCCTATACTTAGCTCATAACACTCTTAAGAAAATTACTGGGAGTTTCAGCCGTCTATAGTAAGTAGTTATAAGTATGAGTACTACTCACAATGGTTTaaacactaaaaatattatttacattacataGAAGTATTTCATACAATTCACATTTAAATCTTGGACTAATAGAGTTTAACTctacaataaaactattttaattagccctttattaaatttatattatgctGGTGTACTCTGTAGTACTTACTGGTTTTAATGTGTTTAGGGTTACTGATACCATTTGTGTAATATTCTAACAATGTTAGAAAAAaggaataattataatatttttttataaaacaagatAAATTTACTCGTATTTGGAATGTGTTAGATCACAGTAGCAGGTATAAAGACAAAGggacaatatattatgtaattattaaaagtataatcTAATGGAATGTTTACAAAGtactatagatataaaatttatcCTATAAATCTTTAAGATGCAAACTGTGTCATATTTTGCCAAAGGTAGTTCAGGGCATTGGCATTGgtaacaattaaatatattattcagttatttatataagaaaaataataaaatcaatgaaCTTTCATGTGTTGTATTTCTTAATGAGTCCATGCCTTGCATAGCTATTGAAccttaaaaaatgttatttttttacctgTCTAACCTGCTTAACCATCATGCTTGCTTGGCCTGCTTAATCAACATAGATACTGagcatttgtttgtttattgatGTTTTGCTAACCATTTGTAAcccaattaaattttaatctacTCGTATCAATAAAACCCAcatattaaccaattttgacattaaaatttttagtaaaacaaAAGATTGTAATACACATAGGACTGATTAATCtgtatgataaataatatatacttagCCACTCATTTAACCTACTGCAATCAACAGATCTGTTTGAAGTCCACTGAAGTACCTATTTACCGTCAGTTGAAGTGCTATAAACTATGTCACTGTTACAAGAGCACATATTTTAAATCATACTTTGAGGTCGAGAACAGGCTCATGAGTGAATTcaagataatttatataaaatgatcATCGCTTGTCTTGTTTGAGTTTGTTATCATTGTATAATTATCATTGTTCTAGATGACACTCTATGTTTCAATAGGTACAAGAGACCTTAACTATATTGATACTTATTTAAGATGTAAGTATTTAAATCGAAGACTAGGTGATCGTCACTTTATCGTCGGGCGGTTCAGATTCTGAGCAGCATAAATCACAATCAGCAATTCCACAGTCGCACAACGACGTTGGTCGTATTGAATTACGTAATttctgaaacaaaacaaaaaacataatgtttaaaCGGAAAAGGGTTTGTTATTAAAGATTTATAACATATTCATAATTAGGTAACATGTACAGTCATTATATCAGCTGTATCAtaaaattggcagacttctcacacgcagagaatgaaaaaaattctctggtgtgcaggtttcttcacaatgtttttccttcaccgtttgaaacacgtaatatttaatttcttaaaaacacacaacagaaaagtttgaggtgaaagccccggaccggattcgaacccacaccttccggaatcggaggcagaggtcatacccactattatatgtatataggcTATTATGGctctatatctataatatatataaaagaaagccgtgttagttactccacttacaactcaagaacggctgaaccgatttagctgaaaattggcaggaagatagtttagagccaggagaaggacaagTCCAGGGAAGTCGGGTTTTCgctcctgacgctataactccagaacgcacgaactgatttccacggttttgcaatcgttgaaaaggtctcgggctccgtgaggtttatagcaaagaaaattcaggaaaaatttcaacgtagggtaggggtagggtagggtagaggtagttgaaagtttacatcgagtttcacgcggacgaagtcgcgggcgtccgctagttataatataatatttttaattataacaaatatgatgataatattatatatgttttttgtagAGGTTCAACTGTTTTGTATTGTGACGTGCATAGCGAATTTCAATTGATTAAAAACATCTGACTGCCTATGCTTACGCGATTGTCATttcgaatttaaaattttggtgTCACTGTATTAAGTCTATTGTAGAGTTTAAAACCATAGTACATTAAAACCTTACTTCGTTCGGTTTATACACTACACTCCAGTTTTAACTTTAACTCAAAAACGTAGGTTGAATGAGCTATGAATTCTAAATATGTGTGTGTATGAATTCTGAATATTcctaataatttgtattatacatttctaatctatacttataaaactttataGAGGTAAAATATGGAGGGGTAATctccaattttaaaattattttaccaatagaaagccacattatttgcgagtgtcttaAGCTGTATTTTGTCACTattatcacgggaacgggagctacgtgggtgaaactgtgaacgtctgctagtaaataataaataataattaagattgATGTCGATAAATAGTCACTTACCTCTCTTAAACTAGTTCCAGGCGATCTGACTATGGCTACGATAGCAAACACTGGTATGCATAGTagggacacgcttgcgatggtCCAGCCAAGCACTTGCGCCCACGCGGGGTACTGGTATTGCCGGTAACTGGGCGGCATGtagtccaccaagctgaccACCCAAAGCGCCAGCAGAAGAGCCGGGGCTGCTATTAGCCAGCAAAATCGAAAATACAACGAAGGACATTGgcctgaaaaaaaatcatcgcagttttttttaacaaaaataagtgAAGgaccatattttttatatccatACAACATTACTTGGATAAATGTTTGATTTAAAGGAATATATTACGTATAGTCTGAATTGGCCTTTGACGGTCTTTCTGGCACGTGAAAgtggttctgggttcgattcccaaacAGTAGTATTTATTAGATCTAAATTGTCTGAAGTCTGTAGCGTTATTGCCATTCAAATATTAAGTCAaaacatcgtttttcatcgtatttttgttttttgcaatcatctaacgtTGTGTTCTCAAGGAaataacatactcgtacttattACGTAAAGTtagtcattttacgtaaagtggcattagtatagtagtagtagtagcaagtagtaacGTTATGTTTAACGAAAACACgtcatttacgtaatttcgttcaAATAATCATGTCAGATGATAAGAcgaaaatacgagtataaacgaaaatacgataaaaaccgatatagtgacttattatttgaatgataCACCGATCTATATAATAACCCTACGGATCTGGTGGTAGGCTACGGCTGTGGCTAGACACGAGTATACTTACTTGGTTGCATACATTGGGTTCGTTGGCTATACGTATatgcctatttgaaataatatttttattactgtcTGGTAGCTAGCCGACTGTATCCGTTTCCGCCGGTTTTTTGTACAATGAATGTCGGCGGAAGTCGACAACAATGCAATTGTTTCAATCTAATTTAAAGTAACTTGCAAGAAATGAGTCGTTTTTAaacctatttaatattaatgtgttACGAGTATCTGTCGTTCTATATGGTGTGAAGTATAGATAGTACCATGGTATTTGACAGGAACAGGCCTCTCACCTTAAACGAGAGGGAACTTTTAGCTTTAACCTACCACAATGCGGGTTGGTTTTATGTTAGACTATGTGACGATCACTATTCAGTTGTTAAAGATgtctaatattatgttaatgggAACCgatgacggcttaacgtgctctacgAGGTACGAGGACTTAGCTGCACCAGATTCCTAAATTCTGCTAATGTTAATTtcatggaagaaagaaaaaatatatttatagcttAACCCAGAACTCGAACCCATAGCCTTAAGAGTGCAAAAACGCTACGCAATAAGAGACATAATGACATTAATACTAGATATTCACCCTTAATAACacctaacaatatttataataattattcacaataaaaatattacatgcaactttaaatgaataaatgaatgaattaaatcAAGTTGTACCTACCCGTcatttgtttaatgtttttagACAACCTGTCTACGCCATAGAACCATGCTATGGCGACCATTTCAAAGAAAGCTAGATATGTGATGGTAAGGGAGGCAGCGTAATAGTCCATTAGTTGGAATACATAAATGCCACTGTGTATTATGTGCGGTAACCCGAATATAAGTGATACGGCACATACACACAGCACCAGTAATTCGTGATATACGAGTCGTTTGCGAATCATGTCAGGAAATCCATCTTGTATTGATGTCACTACCACTTCAACTATCGCGAACtgtaacaatgaaataataagtTTCAGTCAATGATCATAAACTAAAAATCTTCTTAAATGAAAGTTTGACAGCTACTAAGGCCGTATACAAAAGGCTATAATCGGCGCGTGCTGTATGAAGATTCCTAAGGTTGACCAAACGAGCGTAATTTTGTCGTCAGACGCGTAATTTCAACCCTGATCTCTGGTGCTCAAGCTTGTAAATTACATATAGtaatttacaagttttatatttaaggTGTAGAATAACTCCTAAAAATAAACTGTCGTTCAGTCTGTCTTTTTGTTACGTAAaaccattaaaatttttacagtaaaaattaattttatatgctTTAATAACATTGGTTGCTCGGAGTACGATAAGCCAAATCAGTTGAATTATATGACCGGACTCGTTCCTTTagtgaatattatattatcttatttggcaattttattaaagttttatgtttggatgtttgtaattCTACATTTAATATAGGAGGAGTGCAACTGACCTGACTATTTAATCCAAGACAGAGGaacataaaaaagaacaatACAGCCCAAAGCTGTGATGCTGGCATTTTTGCGATAGCCTGGGGATATACCACGAATAGCAATCCAGGGCCTGgaaaagaatacaatatttttcatattactGAATACATTTCTAGCatatgatatatatattattttaggtgATTGGAAGTCAATATCTGTTACTTACTATCAGCGATGACGTCTTTGACGGATGTGTTTTGCTCAAAAGCTATGTTTCCAATAGTGGCAAAGGTGAATATGCCCACAATGAGACTAGTAACCGCGTTGATTAGCGACACCGCCAGCGTGTCGTGGAGGAAGTTGTTGTCGAAACGATTGTAGGAGGCGAACATTATCATGGACCCAAACGCGATCCCGATAGAATTGAAGATTTGCGAGGCAGCGTTCACCCATGGTCTTGATTGTTTCAGAAGCTCCCAGTCAGGTTTGAAGAAAAACTTTAAACCTTTATTAGCACCTTCCAATGTCAGTGATCGACCAAGGAATACTACAATCAGTAAGAACGGTAAAGTTGTAGTGATGTATCTAACTTTCGCTGAAGATTTAATACTTTTCCATAGTGCGAAGTAAACCAGCACCCAAGCACAAACTAAACAAGCTGCCAACTCCCACCGCATGCCACCAGGGAATTCTATACCGTCACTCATGCTTAAGACCTTTTTCCTGAAAGTATACGAATTCTAGATGAATATTTTGAACTATGTTAATATATATGCATATGACCAAAACAATGAAATCTAAGGTACTTTTAATACGCACTAAAATAAATGGATACTTACTCAAAAAATTGTTCGGTGGGAGTCTGAGAGCCATTTGGTTTACTGATGTTAGTGTTATGGTTAGGAACCCAACACTGCGGTGTATTCCATCTATTCGAGCAGCTCGCCCATGGCACTTCTGATTTGAACGATGTGAAGAAGTAATAAATGGCCCAAGCGATAATGACTGCGTAGTACGTGGACATTATAAAGGAGATCGCCACGCTCGCTACACCAGCACCTGTAAATACAACAtctaaattaaacaattaattcAATTGGGAATATAAACCTTATTCAAAAACTTTTCTACGAGTATTATTACATTTGtgtttacaagtgttgtttatttttttgttccatTTTATATTACATCTAAATCGTGGAGCACTTGTAAGTTTGTAATAGTAAGTTCTTCCTGTATTGCCGTCTAGAAAAGACCTAGAGCGCGGAAGTAGCTACTGaaatcatttttaaagtttgtaATTCAGAAAGACTATTGGGCTTTCAATGTAGTAAGTGACTGGAAACGCGTTAGTATACAGTGACTTCATACAATAGCAATAAAATGCGTTActtaactactagcggacgcccacaatttcgtccgcccttaaagcttcttaatccggccctgtcgcaaaatccgtttttggCTAAacttgattataatatttttagcagactcggaaatggattacaaaaataagtaaaccaCTGTCAAacaaattcacaatatttgtcaggacaacttgattaacaaatcaaactgtaaccaaaataagaatgGCAGACCCTTGAGCAGTCCCAGAGGCTTGTGACATGCAACCGATGTTTAAGGGATCCCTGCCAACATGCCAACACTCACCATTCACTGTTCTAgctattctccccgcctatcccaagtaaacgataaagaattacataacaagaaatgtaaacggctcgaacgtcacgggaatactgaagccgaccgtacttcgagcaccttatatcgccagtcgttcCCGCCCAATCGCTGCCGCTCTCTAACTCCCAACTCTTTACGGAGACAAGTCGCGctacctagcgtcggcacgagccaacaagagatcgagcgacgtcatatccgactcagactactatttcctacaatatattcTTTTCCTGGCCCtgcaaaattttatctttgtgtGTCGAGAGGTTTTCGATATTGCGTAATTTCGCTTTTAAACTcgtaaatatagatatagattttgacCGATGCATGTcactattttcataatttgtctTTTAGATATATCTTGTACCTATCTACTCAATActcatacttacttatttgaATGTCGCTAATGCGGTGCCTGCTGATATCTGAATATTGATATGACCACAACTTAGGTAGATACTTCAAAGAATAACAGTTG is part of the Bicyclus anynana chromosome 5, ilBicAnyn1.1, whole genome shotgun sequence genome and harbors:
- the LOC112052599 gene encoding sodium- and chloride-dependent GABA transporter ine produces the protein MSKADSSAEGALPSVAINVSHFGDQDQECLKLLEPSSPAPVLTPSGQIRKVKSFTDTHRLRDVNAASGAASARSLRPYDQVTAYPDGSDSGTNHYAPSVRSLASIGMGCTDGRKMVIRRVPTSPTELFHLVRPPTPPDEDTASHDSDCGEEEEDAETVHLKPRRPFWANKIQFVLACVGYSVGLGNVWRFPYLCYKSGGGAFLIPYFIVLLICGVPMLFMELAIGQYTAHGPIGALSQICPLFKGAGVASVAISFIMSTYYAVIIAWAIYYFFTSFKSEVPWASCSNRWNTPQCWVPNHNTNISKPNGSQTPTEQFFEKKVLSMSDGIEFPGGMRWELAACLVCAWVLVYFALWKSIKSSAKVRYITTTLPFLLIVVFLGRSLTLEGANKGLKFFFKPDWELLKQSRPWVNAASQIFNSIGIAFGSMIMFASYNRFDNNFLHDTLAVSLINAVTSLIVGIFTFATIGNIAFEQNTSVKDVIADSPGLLFVVYPQAIAKMPASQLWAVLFFFMFLCLGLNSQFAIVEVVVTSIQDGFPDMIRKRLVYHELLVLCVCAVSLIFGLPHIIHSGIYVFQLMDYYAASLTITYLAFFEMVAIAWFYGVDRLSKNIKQMTGQCPSLYFRFCWLIAAPALLLALWVVSLVDYMPPSYRQYQYPAWAQVLGWTIASVSLLCIPVFAIVAIVRSPGTSLREKLRNSIRPTSLCDCGIADCDLCCSESEPPDDKVTIT